One window of Marinobacterium aestuarii genomic DNA carries:
- a CDS encoding LysR family transcriptional regulator, with protein sequence MKTRKPVLPGQLSDTDLRLLRIYRKVVECGGFSAAEVELNISRAAISIAMNDLESRLALRLCQRGRSGFALTEEGAEVYEATLQLLAAIEGFRTRVNGLHAQLKGELNIGITDNLVTMPQMHITNALNALKKRGDIRINIRMIPPTEIELGVLDGRLHTGVIPALKTLPGLHYRLLYEEESLLYCSHQHRLFDATGISAKQLAACDAVLPAYAQTAQVKTLHEPLKAAASATDREGIAFLILTGQYIGFLPTHYAERWIGEGLMRALNPTQYRYITQYSAITRKGAPSNLVLESYLEELDLLIQAEAAQA encoded by the coding sequence ATGAAAACCCGCAAGCCCGTCCTGCCCGGCCAGCTGAGTGATACCGACCTGCGCCTGCTGCGCATCTATCGCAAGGTGGTGGAGTGCGGCGGTTTTTCGGCGGCAGAGGTGGAGCTGAATATCAGCCGGGCGGCCATCAGCATTGCCATGAATGATCTTGAAAGTCGCCTGGCACTGCGGCTGTGTCAGCGCGGGCGCAGCGGCTTTGCCCTGACGGAAGAAGGCGCCGAGGTATACGAGGCCACGCTGCAACTGCTGGCGGCGATCGAAGGTTTTCGTACCCGGGTCAATGGCCTGCACGCCCAGCTCAAGGGGGAGCTGAATATAGGCATCACCGATAACCTGGTCACCATGCCGCAGATGCATATCACCAACGCCCTCAATGCCCTGAAAAAGCGCGGCGACATTCGCATCAATATCCGCATGATCCCCCCCACCGAGATCGAGCTTGGAGTACTGGACGGGCGCCTGCACACCGGGGTGATCCCGGCGCTGAAAACGCTGCCGGGGCTGCATTACCGCCTGCTGTACGAAGAAGAGTCGCTGCTCTACTGCAGCCATCAGCACAGACTTTTCGATGCAACCGGCATCAGCGCCAAACAGCTGGCGGCCTGCGACGCCGTACTGCCCGCCTACGCCCAGACCGCCCAGGTTAAAACCCTGCACGAGCCCCTCAAGGCCGCAGCCTCTGCCACCGATCGCGAAGGCATCGCCTTTCTGATTCTCACCGGCCAGTACATTGGTTTTCTGCCAACCCACTACGCCGAGCGCTGGATAGGTGAAGGTCTGATGCGGGCATTGAATCCGACGCAATACCGCTATATCACCCAGTACAGCGCCATCACTCGCAAGGGCGCACCCTCGAATCTAGTGCTGGAAAGTTATCTGGAAGAACTGGATCTACTGATACAGGCAGAAGCCGCCCAGGCCTAA